The following are encoded in a window of Scophthalmus maximus strain ysfricsl-2021 chromosome 2, ASM2237912v1, whole genome shotgun sequence genomic DNA:
- the h3f3c gene encoding H3 histone, family 3C, whose product MARTKQTARKSTGGKAPRKQLATKAARKSAPSTGGVKKPHRYRPGTVALREIRRYQKSTELLIRKLPFQRLVREIAQDFKTDLRFQSAAIGALQEASEAYLVGLFEDTNLCAIHAKRVTIMPKDIQLARRIRGERA is encoded by the exons ATGGCTCGTACCAAGCAGACTGCTCGTAAGTCCACCGGAGGAAAAGCTCCTCGGAAGCAGCTGGCCACCAAGGCTGCCCGCAAGAGCGCGCCCTCCACCGGCGGGGTGAAGAAGCCCCATCGCTACAG GCCCGGTACCGTGGCTCTGAGAGAGATCCGTCGGTACCAGAAGTCCACTGAGCTGCTGATCCGCAAGCTGCCGTTCCAACGCCTGGTGAGGGAGATCGCTCAGGACTTCAAGACCGACCTGCGCTTCCAGAGCGCTGCCATTGGAGccctgcag GAGGCCAGCGAGGCGTACCTGGTGGGCCTGTTCGAGGACACCAACCTGTGTGCCATCCACGCCAAGCGTGTCACCATCATGCCCAAAGACATCCAGCTGGCACGCCGCATACGTGGAGAGCGCGCTTAG